A genomic window from Betta splendens chromosome 17, fBetSpl5.4, whole genome shotgun sequence includes:
- the mier1b gene encoding mesoderm induction early response protein 1b isoform X5, which translates to MSLLSVFQPSLGNSSPGGSAGSDDHDFDPSADMLVHDFDDERTLEEEEMLEASDETNANEIEDLAREGEMPIHELLSLYGYGGGSPADEDEEEEEEEEPEEEEDDEEDDEEEDPDNDESSRSTGELKRNEVESVKNSSAKIDEVQKTSEGRTRSVRSLGTADLIRPQKLMYFESNEAEEESDEDEDYVPSEDWKKEIMVGSMYQAETPVGLCKYKDNEKVYENDDQLLWNPECLPEDKVVEFLTEASRRTGDEKGVDAIPEGSHIKDNEQALYELVKCDFDTEEALRRLRFNVKAAREELSVWTEEECRNFEQGLKAYGKDFHLIQANKQTRLGKRKYNLHPGVTDYMDRLLDETESATSSRATSPPPTTSSSSTSHSEREDSSSQNGITSHNSNHPVDGAQLPPANPAKPESLQSNGPSHPLAEAPPPIPDSSNCCSLSSTTSHERNGSLEPPLLHRDPEAASQERPTKRCRMEAELLGQSEVEPSRTQEN; encoded by the exons ATGTCCCTCCTATCTGTTTTCCAGCCCTCCCTCGGGAATTCGAGCCCAG GAGGTTCAGCAGGTTCCGATGACCATGATTTTGACCCATCAGCAGACATGCTTGTCCATGACTTTGATGATGAACGCACattggaggaagaggaaatgtTGGAGGCATCAGATGAGACCAATGCCAATGAGATAGAAGATCTTGCTAGG GAAGGAGAAATGCCCATTCATGAATTACTAAGCCTGTATGGTTATGGGGGAGGTTCACCagcagatgaggatgaagaagaagaggaggaggaggaacctgaggaagaagaggatgatgaggaagatgatgaggaagaggacCCTGATAATGATGAAAGCAGCAgaagcactggtgaattgaagAGAAAtgag GTTGAGAGTGTTAAGAACTCATCAGCAAAGATCGACGAGGTCCAGAAAACCTCTGAGGGTCGCACACGCTCAGTCAGGTCCCTTGGTACAGCCGACCTGATTCGTCCTCAGAAATTAATGTATTTTGAAA GTAacgaagcagaggaggagtctgatgaagatgaagactaTGTTCCATCTGAGGATTGGAAAAAG GAAATTATGGTGGGCTCCATGTATCAAGCAGAAACTCCTGTTGGCCTCTGTAAATATAAAGACAATGAAAAGG TTTACGAAAACGATGACCAGTTGTTATGGAACCCAGAGTGTCTCCCGGAAGACAAAGTTGTGGAGTTCTTGACAGAGGCATCGAGGCGAACGGGGGATGAGAAGGGAGTGGATGCAATCCCTGAGGGATCTCATATCAAAGATAATGAACAG GCATTGTATGAATTAGTGAAATGTGACTTTGACACAGAAGAAGCTTTAAGACGACTTAGGTTTAATGTAAAAGCAGCCAGAG AGGAGCTGTCTGTCTGGACTGAAGAGGAATGTAGAAACTTTGAACAGGGACTTAAAGCTTATGGAAAAGATTTTCATTTAATACAGGCCAACAAG CAAACCAGACTTGGGAAAAGGAAATACAACCTTCACCCTGGTGTAAC AGACTACATGGACAGATTACTTGATGAGACAGAGAGCGCAACTTCCAGTAGGGCGACGTCACCTCCTCCtaccacctccagcagcagcactagCCACTCTGAGAGGGAAGACAGCAGCAGTCAGAACG GTATCACGAGCCACAACTCGAACCATCCAGTAGACGGTGCTCAATTGCCCCCAGCAAATCCAGCCAAACCAGAGTCACTTCAGTCTAATGGTCCCTCACATCCACTAGCGGAAGCACCTCCTCCCATTCCAGACAGCTCCAACTGCTGCAGCCTGTCCTCCACAACCAGCCACGAAAGGAACGGTTCTCTGGAGCCTCCACTGCTCCACAGAGACCCGGAAGCAGCATCACAAGAGAGGCCGACCAAACGCTGCAGAATGGAGGCAGAACTACTGGGCCAAAGTGAAGTGGAACCATCCCGAACACAGGAGAACTAG
- the mier1b gene encoding mesoderm induction early response protein 1b isoform X2, whose translation MAEPSLGNSSPGGSAGSDDHDFDPSADMLVHDFDDERTLEEEEMLEASDETNANEIEDLAREGEMPIHELLSLYGYGGGSPADEDEEEEEEEEPEEEEDDEEDDEEEDPDNDESSRSTGELKRNEVESVKNSSAKIDEVQKTSEGRTRSVRSLGTADLIRPQKLMYFESNEAEEESDEDEDYVPSEDWKKEIMVGSMYQAETPVGLCKYKDNEKVYENDDQLLWNPECLPEDKVVEFLTEASRRTGDEKGVDAIPEGSHIKDNEQALYELVKCDFDTEEALRRLRFNVKAAREELSVWTEEECRNFEQGLKAYGKDFHLIQANKAMLIMAISCLLIKIFQVRTRSVGECVAFYYMWKKSERYDFFAQQTRLGKRKYNLHPGVTDYMDRLLDETESATSSRATSPPPTTSSSSTSHSEREDSSSQNGITSHNSNHPVDGAQLPPANPAKPESLQSNGPSHPLAEAPPPIPDSSNCCSLSSTTSHERNGSLEPPLLHRDPEAASQERPTKRCRMEAELLGQSEVEPSRTQEN comes from the exons ATGGCGGAG CCCTCCCTCGGGAATTCGAGCCCAG GAGGTTCAGCAGGTTCCGATGACCATGATTTTGACCCATCAGCAGACATGCTTGTCCATGACTTTGATGATGAACGCACattggaggaagaggaaatgtTGGAGGCATCAGATGAGACCAATGCCAATGAGATAGAAGATCTTGCTAGG GAAGGAGAAATGCCCATTCATGAATTACTAAGCCTGTATGGTTATGGGGGAGGTTCACCagcagatgaggatgaagaagaagaggaggaggaggaacctgaggaagaagaggatgatgaggaagatgatgaggaagaggacCCTGATAATGATGAAAGCAGCAgaagcactggtgaattgaagAGAAAtgag GTTGAGAGTGTTAAGAACTCATCAGCAAAGATCGACGAGGTCCAGAAAACCTCTGAGGGTCGCACACGCTCAGTCAGGTCCCTTGGTACAGCCGACCTGATTCGTCCTCAGAAATTAATGTATTTTGAAA GTAacgaagcagaggaggagtctgatgaagatgaagactaTGTTCCATCTGAGGATTGGAAAAAG GAAATTATGGTGGGCTCCATGTATCAAGCAGAAACTCCTGTTGGCCTCTGTAAATATAAAGACAATGAAAAGG TTTACGAAAACGATGACCAGTTGTTATGGAACCCAGAGTGTCTCCCGGAAGACAAAGTTGTGGAGTTCTTGACAGAGGCATCGAGGCGAACGGGGGATGAGAAGGGAGTGGATGCAATCCCTGAGGGATCTCATATCAAAGATAATGAACAG GCATTGTATGAATTAGTGAAATGTGACTTTGACACAGAAGAAGCTTTAAGACGACTTAGGTTTAATGTAAAAGCAGCCAGAG AGGAGCTGTCTGTCTGGACTGAAGAGGAATGTAGAAACTTTGAACAGGGACTTAAAGCTTATGGAAAAGATTTTCATTTAATACAGGCCAACAAG GCAATGTTAATAATGGCCATTTCATGTCTGCTGATTAAAATCTTTCAGGTGAGAACTAGGTCTGTAGGAGAATGTGTGGCCTTTTATTACATGTGGAAGAAGTCTGAGCGTTATGATTTCTTTGCACAGCAAACCAGACTTGGGAAAAGGAAATACAACCTTCACCCTGGTGTAAC AGACTACATGGACAGATTACTTGATGAGACAGAGAGCGCAACTTCCAGTAGGGCGACGTCACCTCCTCCtaccacctccagcagcagcactagCCACTCTGAGAGGGAAGACAGCAGCAGTCAGAACG GTATCACGAGCCACAACTCGAACCATCCAGTAGACGGTGCTCAATTGCCCCCAGCAAATCCAGCCAAACCAGAGTCACTTCAGTCTAATGGTCCCTCACATCCACTAGCGGAAGCACCTCCTCCCATTCCAGACAGCTCCAACTGCTGCAGCCTGTCCTCCACAACCAGCCACGAAAGGAACGGTTCTCTGGAGCCTCCACTGCTCCACAGAGACCCGGAAGCAGCATCACAAGAGAGGCCGACCAAACGCTGCAGAATGGAGGCAGAACTACTGGGCCAAAGTGAAGTGGAACCATCCCGAACACAGGAGAACTAG
- the mier1b gene encoding mesoderm induction early response protein 1b isoform X3 yields the protein MSLLSVFQPSLGNSSPGGSAGSDDHDFDPSADMLVHDFDDERTLEEEEMLEASDETNANEIEDLAREGEMPIHELLSLYGYGGGSPADEDEEEEEEEEPEEEEDDEEDDEEEDPDNDESSRSTGELKRNEVESVKNSSAKIDEVQKTSEGRTRSVRSLGTADLIRPQKLMYFESNEAEEESDEDEDYVPSEDWKKEIMVGSMYQAETPVGLCKYKDNEKVYENDDQLLWNPECLPEDKVVEFLTEASRRTGDEKGVDAIPEGSHIKDNEQALYELVKCDFDTEEALRRLRFNVKAAREELSVWTEEECRNFEQGLKAYGKDFHLIQANKVRTRSVGECVAFYYMWKKSERYDFFAQQTRLGKRKYNLHPGVTDYMDRLLDETESATSSRATSPPPTTSSSSTSHSEREDSSSQNGITSHNSNHPVDGAQLPPANPAKPESLQSNGPSHPLAEAPPPIPDSSNCCSLSSTTSHERNGSLEPPLLHRDPEAASQERPTKRCRMEAELLGQSEVEPSRTQEN from the exons ATGTCCCTCCTATCTGTTTTCCAGCCCTCCCTCGGGAATTCGAGCCCAG GAGGTTCAGCAGGTTCCGATGACCATGATTTTGACCCATCAGCAGACATGCTTGTCCATGACTTTGATGATGAACGCACattggaggaagaggaaatgtTGGAGGCATCAGATGAGACCAATGCCAATGAGATAGAAGATCTTGCTAGG GAAGGAGAAATGCCCATTCATGAATTACTAAGCCTGTATGGTTATGGGGGAGGTTCACCagcagatgaggatgaagaagaagaggaggaggaggaacctgaggaagaagaggatgatgaggaagatgatgaggaagaggacCCTGATAATGATGAAAGCAGCAgaagcactggtgaattgaagAGAAAtgag GTTGAGAGTGTTAAGAACTCATCAGCAAAGATCGACGAGGTCCAGAAAACCTCTGAGGGTCGCACACGCTCAGTCAGGTCCCTTGGTACAGCCGACCTGATTCGTCCTCAGAAATTAATGTATTTTGAAA GTAacgaagcagaggaggagtctgatgaagatgaagactaTGTTCCATCTGAGGATTGGAAAAAG GAAATTATGGTGGGCTCCATGTATCAAGCAGAAACTCCTGTTGGCCTCTGTAAATATAAAGACAATGAAAAGG TTTACGAAAACGATGACCAGTTGTTATGGAACCCAGAGTGTCTCCCGGAAGACAAAGTTGTGGAGTTCTTGACAGAGGCATCGAGGCGAACGGGGGATGAGAAGGGAGTGGATGCAATCCCTGAGGGATCTCATATCAAAGATAATGAACAG GCATTGTATGAATTAGTGAAATGTGACTTTGACACAGAAGAAGCTTTAAGACGACTTAGGTTTAATGTAAAAGCAGCCAGAG AGGAGCTGTCTGTCTGGACTGAAGAGGAATGTAGAAACTTTGAACAGGGACTTAAAGCTTATGGAAAAGATTTTCATTTAATACAGGCCAACAAG GTGAGAACTAGGTCTGTAGGAGAATGTGTGGCCTTTTATTACATGTGGAAGAAGTCTGAGCGTTATGATTTCTTTGCACAGCAAACCAGACTTGGGAAAAGGAAATACAACCTTCACCCTGGTGTAAC AGACTACATGGACAGATTACTTGATGAGACAGAGAGCGCAACTTCCAGTAGGGCGACGTCACCTCCTCCtaccacctccagcagcagcactagCCACTCTGAGAGGGAAGACAGCAGCAGTCAGAACG GTATCACGAGCCACAACTCGAACCATCCAGTAGACGGTGCTCAATTGCCCCCAGCAAATCCAGCCAAACCAGAGTCACTTCAGTCTAATGGTCCCTCACATCCACTAGCGGAAGCACCTCCTCCCATTCCAGACAGCTCCAACTGCTGCAGCCTGTCCTCCACAACCAGCCACGAAAGGAACGGTTCTCTGGAGCCTCCACTGCTCCACAGAGACCCGGAAGCAGCATCACAAGAGAGGCCGACCAAACGCTGCAGAATGGAGGCAGAACTACTGGGCCAAAGTGAAGTGGAACCATCCCGAACACAGGAGAACTAG
- the mier1b gene encoding mesoderm induction early response protein 1b isoform X4 — protein MSLLSVFQPSLGNSSPGGSAGSDDHDFDPSADMLVHDFDDERTLEEEEMLEASDETNANEIEDLAREGEMPIHELLSLYGYGGGSPADEDEEEEEEEEPEEEEDDEEDDEEEDPDNDESSRSTGELKRNEVESVKNSSAKIDEVQKTSEGRTRSVRSLGTADLIRPQKLMYFESNEAEEESDEDEDYVPSEDWKKEIMVGSMYQAETPVGLCKYKDNEKVYENDDQLLWNPECLPEDKVVEFLTEASRRTGDEKGVDAIPEGSHIKDNEQALYELVKCDFDTEEALRRLRFNVKAAREELSVWTEEECRNFEQGLKAYGKDFHLIQANKAMLIMAISCLLIKIFQQTRLGKRKYNLHPGVTDYMDRLLDETESATSSRATSPPPTTSSSSTSHSEREDSSSQNGITSHNSNHPVDGAQLPPANPAKPESLQSNGPSHPLAEAPPPIPDSSNCCSLSSTTSHERNGSLEPPLLHRDPEAASQERPTKRCRMEAELLGQSEVEPSRTQEN, from the exons ATGTCCCTCCTATCTGTTTTCCAGCCCTCCCTCGGGAATTCGAGCCCAG GAGGTTCAGCAGGTTCCGATGACCATGATTTTGACCCATCAGCAGACATGCTTGTCCATGACTTTGATGATGAACGCACattggaggaagaggaaatgtTGGAGGCATCAGATGAGACCAATGCCAATGAGATAGAAGATCTTGCTAGG GAAGGAGAAATGCCCATTCATGAATTACTAAGCCTGTATGGTTATGGGGGAGGTTCACCagcagatgaggatgaagaagaagaggaggaggaggaacctgaggaagaagaggatgatgaggaagatgatgaggaagaggacCCTGATAATGATGAAAGCAGCAgaagcactggtgaattgaagAGAAAtgag GTTGAGAGTGTTAAGAACTCATCAGCAAAGATCGACGAGGTCCAGAAAACCTCTGAGGGTCGCACACGCTCAGTCAGGTCCCTTGGTACAGCCGACCTGATTCGTCCTCAGAAATTAATGTATTTTGAAA GTAacgaagcagaggaggagtctgatgaagatgaagactaTGTTCCATCTGAGGATTGGAAAAAG GAAATTATGGTGGGCTCCATGTATCAAGCAGAAACTCCTGTTGGCCTCTGTAAATATAAAGACAATGAAAAGG TTTACGAAAACGATGACCAGTTGTTATGGAACCCAGAGTGTCTCCCGGAAGACAAAGTTGTGGAGTTCTTGACAGAGGCATCGAGGCGAACGGGGGATGAGAAGGGAGTGGATGCAATCCCTGAGGGATCTCATATCAAAGATAATGAACAG GCATTGTATGAATTAGTGAAATGTGACTTTGACACAGAAGAAGCTTTAAGACGACTTAGGTTTAATGTAAAAGCAGCCAGAG AGGAGCTGTCTGTCTGGACTGAAGAGGAATGTAGAAACTTTGAACAGGGACTTAAAGCTTATGGAAAAGATTTTCATTTAATACAGGCCAACAAG GCAATGTTAATAATGGCCATTTCATGTCTGCTGATTAAAATCTTTCAG CAAACCAGACTTGGGAAAAGGAAATACAACCTTCACCCTGGTGTAAC AGACTACATGGACAGATTACTTGATGAGACAGAGAGCGCAACTTCCAGTAGGGCGACGTCACCTCCTCCtaccacctccagcagcagcactagCCACTCTGAGAGGGAAGACAGCAGCAGTCAGAACG GTATCACGAGCCACAACTCGAACCATCCAGTAGACGGTGCTCAATTGCCCCCAGCAAATCCAGCCAAACCAGAGTCACTTCAGTCTAATGGTCCCTCACATCCACTAGCGGAAGCACCTCCTCCCATTCCAGACAGCTCCAACTGCTGCAGCCTGTCCTCCACAACCAGCCACGAAAGGAACGGTTCTCTGGAGCCTCCACTGCTCCACAGAGACCCGGAAGCAGCATCACAAGAGAGGCCGACCAAACGCTGCAGAATGGAGGCAGAACTACTGGGCCAAAGTGAAGTGGAACCATCCCGAACACAGGAGAACTAG
- the mier1b gene encoding mesoderm induction early response protein 1b isoform X1 codes for MSLLSVFQPSLGNSSPGGSAGSDDHDFDPSADMLVHDFDDERTLEEEEMLEASDETNANEIEDLAREGEMPIHELLSLYGYGGGSPADEDEEEEEEEEPEEEEDDEEDDEEEDPDNDESSRSTGELKRNEVESVKNSSAKIDEVQKTSEGRTRSVRSLGTADLIRPQKLMYFESNEAEEESDEDEDYVPSEDWKKEIMVGSMYQAETPVGLCKYKDNEKVYENDDQLLWNPECLPEDKVVEFLTEASRRTGDEKGVDAIPEGSHIKDNEQALYELVKCDFDTEEALRRLRFNVKAAREELSVWTEEECRNFEQGLKAYGKDFHLIQANKAMLIMAISCLLIKIFQVRTRSVGECVAFYYMWKKSERYDFFAQQTRLGKRKYNLHPGVTDYMDRLLDETESATSSRATSPPPTTSSSSTSHSEREDSSSQNGITSHNSNHPVDGAQLPPANPAKPESLQSNGPSHPLAEAPPPIPDSSNCCSLSSTTSHERNGSLEPPLLHRDPEAASQERPTKRCRMEAELLGQSEVEPSRTQEN; via the exons ATGTCCCTCCTATCTGTTTTCCAGCCCTCCCTCGGGAATTCGAGCCCAG GAGGTTCAGCAGGTTCCGATGACCATGATTTTGACCCATCAGCAGACATGCTTGTCCATGACTTTGATGATGAACGCACattggaggaagaggaaatgtTGGAGGCATCAGATGAGACCAATGCCAATGAGATAGAAGATCTTGCTAGG GAAGGAGAAATGCCCATTCATGAATTACTAAGCCTGTATGGTTATGGGGGAGGTTCACCagcagatgaggatgaagaagaagaggaggaggaggaacctgaggaagaagaggatgatgaggaagatgatgaggaagaggacCCTGATAATGATGAAAGCAGCAgaagcactggtgaattgaagAGAAAtgag GTTGAGAGTGTTAAGAACTCATCAGCAAAGATCGACGAGGTCCAGAAAACCTCTGAGGGTCGCACACGCTCAGTCAGGTCCCTTGGTACAGCCGACCTGATTCGTCCTCAGAAATTAATGTATTTTGAAA GTAacgaagcagaggaggagtctgatgaagatgaagactaTGTTCCATCTGAGGATTGGAAAAAG GAAATTATGGTGGGCTCCATGTATCAAGCAGAAACTCCTGTTGGCCTCTGTAAATATAAAGACAATGAAAAGG TTTACGAAAACGATGACCAGTTGTTATGGAACCCAGAGTGTCTCCCGGAAGACAAAGTTGTGGAGTTCTTGACAGAGGCATCGAGGCGAACGGGGGATGAGAAGGGAGTGGATGCAATCCCTGAGGGATCTCATATCAAAGATAATGAACAG GCATTGTATGAATTAGTGAAATGTGACTTTGACACAGAAGAAGCTTTAAGACGACTTAGGTTTAATGTAAAAGCAGCCAGAG AGGAGCTGTCTGTCTGGACTGAAGAGGAATGTAGAAACTTTGAACAGGGACTTAAAGCTTATGGAAAAGATTTTCATTTAATACAGGCCAACAAG GCAATGTTAATAATGGCCATTTCATGTCTGCTGATTAAAATCTTTCAGGTGAGAACTAGGTCTGTAGGAGAATGTGTGGCCTTTTATTACATGTGGAAGAAGTCTGAGCGTTATGATTTCTTTGCACAGCAAACCAGACTTGGGAAAAGGAAATACAACCTTCACCCTGGTGTAAC AGACTACATGGACAGATTACTTGATGAGACAGAGAGCGCAACTTCCAGTAGGGCGACGTCACCTCCTCCtaccacctccagcagcagcactagCCACTCTGAGAGGGAAGACAGCAGCAGTCAGAACG GTATCACGAGCCACAACTCGAACCATCCAGTAGACGGTGCTCAATTGCCCCCAGCAAATCCAGCCAAACCAGAGTCACTTCAGTCTAATGGTCCCTCACATCCACTAGCGGAAGCACCTCCTCCCATTCCAGACAGCTCCAACTGCTGCAGCCTGTCCTCCACAACCAGCCACGAAAGGAACGGTTCTCTGGAGCCTCCACTGCTCCACAGAGACCCGGAAGCAGCATCACAAGAGAGGCCGACCAAACGCTGCAGAATGGAGGCAGAACTACTGGGCCAAAGTGAAGTGGAACCATCCCGAACACAGGAGAACTAG
- the mier1b gene encoding mesoderm induction early response protein 1b isoform X6 translates to MPIHELLSLYGYGGGSPADEDEEEEEEEEPEEEEDDEEDDEEEDPDNDESSRSTGELKRNEVESVKNSSAKIDEVQKTSEGRTRSVRSLGTADLIRPQKLMYFESNEAEEESDEDEDYVPSEDWKKEIMVGSMYQAETPVGLCKYKDNEKVYENDDQLLWNPECLPEDKVVEFLTEASRRTGDEKGVDAIPEGSHIKDNEQALYELVKCDFDTEEALRRLRFNVKAAREELSVWTEEECRNFEQGLKAYGKDFHLIQANKAMLIMAISCLLIKIFQVRTRSVGECVAFYYMWKKSERYDFFAQQTRLGKRKYNLHPGVTDYMDRLLDETESATSSRATSPPPTTSSSSTSHSEREDSSSQNGITSHNSNHPVDGAQLPPANPAKPESLQSNGPSHPLAEAPPPIPDSSNCCSLSSTTSHERNGSLEPPLLHRDPEAASQERPTKRCRMEAELLGQSEVEPSRTQEN, encoded by the exons ATGCCCATTCATGAATTACTAAGCCTGTATGGTTATGGGGGAGGTTCACCagcagatgaggatgaagaagaagaggaggaggaggaacctgaggaagaagaggatgatgaggaagatgatgaggaagaggacCCTGATAATGATGAAAGCAGCAgaagcactggtgaattgaagAGAAAtgag GTTGAGAGTGTTAAGAACTCATCAGCAAAGATCGACGAGGTCCAGAAAACCTCTGAGGGTCGCACACGCTCAGTCAGGTCCCTTGGTACAGCCGACCTGATTCGTCCTCAGAAATTAATGTATTTTGAAA GTAacgaagcagaggaggagtctgatgaagatgaagactaTGTTCCATCTGAGGATTGGAAAAAG GAAATTATGGTGGGCTCCATGTATCAAGCAGAAACTCCTGTTGGCCTCTGTAAATATAAAGACAATGAAAAGG TTTACGAAAACGATGACCAGTTGTTATGGAACCCAGAGTGTCTCCCGGAAGACAAAGTTGTGGAGTTCTTGACAGAGGCATCGAGGCGAACGGGGGATGAGAAGGGAGTGGATGCAATCCCTGAGGGATCTCATATCAAAGATAATGAACAG GCATTGTATGAATTAGTGAAATGTGACTTTGACACAGAAGAAGCTTTAAGACGACTTAGGTTTAATGTAAAAGCAGCCAGAG AGGAGCTGTCTGTCTGGACTGAAGAGGAATGTAGAAACTTTGAACAGGGACTTAAAGCTTATGGAAAAGATTTTCATTTAATACAGGCCAACAAG GCAATGTTAATAATGGCCATTTCATGTCTGCTGATTAAAATCTTTCAGGTGAGAACTAGGTCTGTAGGAGAATGTGTGGCCTTTTATTACATGTGGAAGAAGTCTGAGCGTTATGATTTCTTTGCACAGCAAACCAGACTTGGGAAAAGGAAATACAACCTTCACCCTGGTGTAAC AGACTACATGGACAGATTACTTGATGAGACAGAGAGCGCAACTTCCAGTAGGGCGACGTCACCTCCTCCtaccacctccagcagcagcactagCCACTCTGAGAGGGAAGACAGCAGCAGTCAGAACG GTATCACGAGCCACAACTCGAACCATCCAGTAGACGGTGCTCAATTGCCCCCAGCAAATCCAGCCAAACCAGAGTCACTTCAGTCTAATGGTCCCTCACATCCACTAGCGGAAGCACCTCCTCCCATTCCAGACAGCTCCAACTGCTGCAGCCTGTCCTCCACAACCAGCCACGAAAGGAACGGTTCTCTGGAGCCTCCACTGCTCCACAGAGACCCGGAAGCAGCATCACAAGAGAGGCCGACCAAACGCTGCAGAATGGAGGCAGAACTACTGGGCCAAAGTGAAGTGGAACCATCCCGAACACAGGAGAACTAG
- the LOC114844071 gene encoding relaxin-3-like, with amino-acid sequence MRGKTRVTPGVRVVPGCKAPPTRSMKSTTLHEAGCADMQTLLKTYDVTVQTQDNANTLKLCGRAFVRALVYTCGGSRWRRLMSEEDILPDGNKQLNVLKKTEMPTIDRHWRDQNQALIAACCQTGCRRSDLFMLC; translated from the exons ATGCGGGGAAAGACTAG GGTCACACCAGGGGTCAGGGTAGTTCCCGGATGTAAAGCCCCGCCCACCCGCAGTATGAAGAGCACTACGCTTCACGAGGCAGGGTGCGCTGATATGCAGACATTATTGAAAACATATGATGTCACG GTTCAGACACAGGATAACGCAAACACACTGAAGCTGTGTGGCCGGGCATTTGTTCGAGCGTTGGTGTACACTTGTGGAGGATCCAGATGGAGAAGACTGATGTCAGAGGAGGACATTTTGCCAGATG GCAACAAGCAGCTAAATGTCCTAAAGAAGACAGAGATGCCAACGATAGATCGTCACTGGCGTGACCAAAACCAGGCCTTGATAGCTGCGTGTTGTCAGACAGGCTGTCGAAGGAGTGACCTGTTCATGCTCTGCTAA
- the dynlt5 gene encoding dynein light chain Tctex-type 5 gives MSDLLKDKSQRREKRIGKVPSEAGHGGRGKETTGKTKDSVSTVSYMDELGHHDDNARMAVTMENTYQLGPYKRFPVPAVTDILKDVLTSYLQQEKYEVEWSQKMTKTICEVIRARVKDLMIPRYKIVVLVHIGQLTGQSMQISSRCLWDASNDTSASYSIKNSSLYGVATVFAVYFE, from the exons ATGTCTGACCTTCTTAAAGACAAGTCCcaaaggagagagaagaggataGGGAAGGTTCCCTCAGAGGCAGGCCATGGAGGAAGAGGCAAAGAAACAACGGGCAAGACCAAGGA CTCTGTAAGTACGGTATCATACATGGATGAACTAGGACACCATGATGACAATGCTCGTATGGCTGTAACTATGGAGAACACCTACCAGTTGG GACCTTACAAACGCTTCCCTGTACCTGCTGTCACAGACATATTGAAGGACGTACTAACCAGTTACCTTCAACAAGAAAAGTATGAAGTAGAGTGGTCTCAGAAAATGACCAAAACAATATGTGAG GTGATAAGAGCTCGTGTGAAGGACCTCATGATCCCCAGATATAAGATAGTCGTCCTCGTCCACATTGGCCAGCTCACTGGACAGAGCATGCAAATCAGCAGCCGATGCCTGTGGGACGCATCTAATGACACTTCCGCCTCTTACTCTATCAAGAACAGCTCTCTGTATGGAGTGGCAACTGTCTTTGCCGTTTACTTTGAGTGA